A window of Rhinatrema bivittatum chromosome 2, aRhiBiv1.1, whole genome shotgun sequence contains these coding sequences:
- the RNF139 gene encoding E3 ubiquitin-protein ligase RNF139 yields the protein MAAAPPVRVAQRVRAVLDVVLRAPCVFTIDAIFNSYHDPSAGCLSTAGHILLRLTGVLVSSGVLILPQRALLKFYMFSLAFLLAATSVLVNYYATLHIDFYRAYYRAAFGLEFLPYNGPSLWMALIVLQLIFGIGFITLLQIPTIFSQLIILDLLIPVIGLIIELPLDIQQMLVFISGLGLSVFTTFCLSVKVKWLYYSTRYVYLLIKHMYRVYGLQLLVEDTWKRIHFPDILRVFWLTRLTAQAVVLVYVVKVAASDAGNASYIISWKDFSELVCNLIISGCDSTLTVLGMSAVISSIAHYLGLGILAFIGSTEEEDKRLGFVAPVLFFILALQTGLSGLKPEERLVRLSRNMCLLLTAILHFIHGMTDPVLMSLSASHVSSFRRHFPVLLVSACLFFLPILLSYILWHYYALNTWLFAVTAFCVELCLKVIVSLTVYTLFMIDGYYNVLWEKLDDYVYYVRSTGNIIEFIFGVIMFGNGAYTMMFEAGSKIRACMMCLHAYFNIYLQAKNGWKTFMNRRTAVKKINSLPEVKGDQLSEIDDVCAICYHEFHTSARITPCHHYFHALCLRKWLYIQDTCPMCHQKVYIEDDLKENTPFSANNGFAAPNENNPLLLVDEGAEPEHELNEDNDSTEYEEEDWPAPAAVPAEEHLQEVTDL from the coding sequence gtGTGCTTGTATCCAGTGGTGTTCTCATCTTGCCACAACGAGCACTTCTCAAGTTTTATATGTTCAGTTTGGCATTTCTACTGGCTGCAACATCAGTGTTGGTGAATTATTATGCCACTTTGCACATTGACTTCTACCGTGCCTACTACAGAGCAGCTTTTGGACTAGAATTCCTTCCTTATAATGGACCTTCACTCTGGATGGCACTTATTGTCCTGCAACTTATCTTTGGCATTGGATTTATTACATTGCTTCAAATTCCAACCATATTCTCACAGCTGATCATATTGGATCTTTTGATTCCTGTAATAGGGTTGATTATTGAACTGCCTCTTGATATCCAACAGATGTTGGTCTTTATTTCAGGCCTGGGTCTATCAGTGTTTACCACGTTTTGCTTATCTGTGAAAGTGAAATGGCTCTACTACTCAACCAGGTATGTTTATCTCCTGATAAAGCACATGTACCGCGTCTATGGATTACAGCTTCTGGTTGAAGACACTTGGAAAAGAATCCATTTTCCAGACATATTGCGTGTCTTCTGGTTGACAAGACTAACTGCTCAAGCTGTTGTTTTAGTGTATGTTGTAAAGGTAGCAGCCAGTGATGCAGGAAATGCATCCTACATAATTTCTTGGAAGGACTTTTCAGAACTGGTCTGCAACCTCATCATTAGTGGTTGTGATTCTACTCTAACTGTTTTAGGGATGAGTGCTGTTATTTCCTCAATCGCTCATTACTTGGGACTTGGCATTTTAGCCTTCATTGGGTCCACTGAAGAAGAAGACAAGAGACTTGGCTTTGTAGCACctgttctgtttttcattttggctCTTCAAACTGGTTTGAGtgggctaaagccagaagaaagacTTGTTCGTCTAAGTCGTAATATGTGCCTTCTGCTAACTGCGATTCTACATTTTATTCATGGAATGACTGACCCTGTATTAATGTCCCTCAGTGCCTCCCATGTGTCATCGTTCCGCCGACATTTCCCAGTGTTGTTGGTTTCTGCTTGCCTTTTCTTTCTTCCCATTTTACTCAGTTATATCCTTTGGCACTATTATGCACTAAACACGTGGCTCTTTGCAGTGACAGCCTTTTGTGTTGAACTTTGCTTAAAAGTAATTGTTTCTCTAACTGTTTATACACTGTTCATGATTGATGGTTACTATAATGTGCTATGGGAAAAGCTTGATGATTATGTCTACTATGTGCGTTCAACAGGCAATATTATTGAATTTATATTTGGGGTAATCATGTTTGGGAATGGCGCATACACTATGATGTTTGAGGCTGGAAGTAAGATTCGGGCATGCATGATGTGTCTACATGCCTATTTCAACATCTATTTACAAGCGAAGAATGGCTGGAAGACTTTCATGAACCGCAGAACTGCTGTCAAGAAGATCAACTCGCTGCCGGAAGTAAAGGGAGATCAGTTAAGTGAAATAGATGATGTATGTGCAATCTGCTACCACGAGTTTCACACTTCCGCTCGTATCACCCCATGCCATCACTATTTTCATGCACTTTGCCTTCGCAAATGGCTGTACATACAAGACACCTGTCCAATGTGCCATCAAAAGGTCTACATTGAGGATGATCTCAAGGAGAACACGCCCTTTTCAGCTAATAATGGCTTTGCTGCACCAAATGAAAATAATCCTTTGCTGTTAGTAGATGAAGGGGCCGAACCTGAGCATGAACTCAATGAAGACAATGACAGTACAGAGTATGAGGAAGAAGATTGGCCTGCCCCAGCGGCCGTGCCAGCTGAGGAACATCTTCAGGAGGTTACAGACTTGTAG